A genomic stretch from Pseudomonas alkylphenolica includes:
- a CDS encoding NUDIX hydrolase yields the protein MTWQPHITVATIVEDQGRFLMVEEFKAGKHVFNQPAGHLEANESLLDAARRETLEETAWDVELTGVVGIYLYTAPSNGVTYQRVCFAARPLKHHPERALDSDIVRAAWLTRDELLADPERWRSELVPRCIDDYLAGPLHSLALIRD from the coding sequence ATGACCTGGCAACCCCACATCACCGTCGCCACCATCGTCGAAGACCAGGGGCGCTTCCTCATGGTCGAAGAATTCAAGGCTGGCAAGCACGTCTTCAACCAGCCCGCCGGACACCTGGAAGCCAACGAGAGCCTGCTCGACGCCGCCCGCCGCGAAACCCTCGAAGAAACCGCCTGGGACGTCGAGCTGACCGGCGTGGTCGGTATCTACCTCTATACCGCCCCGAGTAACGGTGTGACCTACCAGCGAGTGTGCTTCGCCGCCCGCCCGCTCAAGCATCACCCCGAGCGCGCCCTGGACAGCGACATCGTCCGCGCCGCATGGCTGACCCGCGACGAACTGCTGGCAGACCCTGAACGCTGGCGCAGCGAGTTGGTGCCACGCTGTATCGACGACTACCTGGCCGGGCCGCTGCACAGCCTGGCATTGATCCGCGACTGA
- the mnmA gene encoding tRNA 2-thiouridine(34) synthase MnmA translates to MTSPALYEPEKTRVIVGMSGGVDSSVSALLLMEQGYQVEGLFMKNWEEDDGTEYCTAREDLADAQAVCDRIGIKLHTANFAAEYWDNVFEHFLAEYKAGRTPNPDILCNREIKFKAFLDYALMLGADLIATGHYVRRRDTDGRTELLKGLDPNKDQSYFLHAVGGKEIARTLFPVGELEKPEVRAIAEKHGLATAKKKDSTGICFIGERRFSDFLKQYLPAQPGEIQTTEGEVIGRHHGLMYHTIGQRQGLGIGGLKDAGDEPWYVLEKDLARNVLVVGQGNEHPWLFSRALLASEIFWVNPIDLSSPRRLTAKVRYRQSDQDCTLELTASGYRAVFDEPQRAVTPGQSVVFYDGEICLGGGVIATAEPWSAR, encoded by the coding sequence ATGACCAGTCCAGCACTTTACGAACCCGAAAAGACACGCGTTATTGTCGGCATGTCCGGCGGCGTGGACTCTTCCGTCTCCGCCCTCCTGCTGATGGAGCAGGGCTACCAGGTGGAAGGCCTGTTCATGAAGAACTGGGAAGAGGACGACGGCACCGAATACTGCACCGCCCGCGAAGACCTGGCCGACGCCCAGGCCGTGTGCGACCGCATCGGCATCAAGCTGCATACCGCCAACTTCGCCGCCGAATACTGGGACAACGTCTTCGAGCACTTCCTGGCCGAATACAAGGCCGGGCGCACGCCGAACCCGGACATCCTGTGCAACCGCGAAATCAAGTTCAAGGCGTTCCTCGACTACGCCCTGATGCTCGGCGCCGACCTGATCGCCACCGGCCACTACGTGCGCCGCCGCGACACGGACGGCCGCACCGAACTGCTCAAGGGCCTGGACCCGAACAAGGACCAGAGCTACTTCCTGCACGCCGTCGGCGGCAAGGAAATTGCCCGCACCCTGTTCCCGGTTGGCGAGCTGGAAAAGCCCGAAGTACGCGCCATTGCCGAGAAACACGGCCTGGCCACAGCGAAGAAGAAAGACTCCACCGGCATCTGCTTTATCGGTGAGCGCCGCTTCAGCGACTTCCTCAAGCAGTACCTGCCAGCACAGCCCGGTGAAATCCAGACCACTGAAGGCGAAGTCATCGGTCGTCATCACGGCTTGATGTACCACACCATCGGCCAGCGCCAGGGCCTGGGCATCGGCGGCCTCAAGGACGCCGGCGACGAGCCGTGGTACGTGCTGGAAAAAGACCTCGCCCGCAACGTGTTGGTGGTGGGTCAAGGCAATGAGCATCCATGGCTGTTCTCCCGCGCCCTGCTCGCATCGGAGATCTTCTGGGTCAATCCGATCGACCTGTCCAGCCCACGGCGCCTGACCGCCAAGGTGCGCTACCGCCAGAGCGATCAGGATTGCACCCTGGAACTGACTGCCAGCGGCTACCGTGCCGTGTTCGACGAGCCCCAGCGCGCTGTGACCCCGGGCCAGTCGGTGGTGTTCTATGACGGTGAAATCTGCCTGGGTGGCGGCGTGATCGCAACGGCCGAGCCGTGGAGCGCACGCTGA
- the hflD gene encoding high frequency lysogenization protein HflD — protein sequence MSSIQEQLIALGGVFQAAVLVDRIARTGQASEANLGCMLGSLLVRDPQNTLEVFGGDDLNLRDGYRALASALERDPGSLQREPLRYALSMLGLERQLAKRGDMLDVIGNRLPQIQSQADHFGLVHENVIASSGALYQDTLSTLRQRIQVHGDMRHLQQPSNASKIRALLLAGIRAARLWRQLGGHRWQLVISRRKLLKELYPMLRG from the coding sequence ATGAGCTCGATCCAAGAGCAACTGATCGCCCTCGGCGGCGTGTTCCAGGCTGCAGTGCTGGTGGACCGCATCGCCCGCACCGGCCAGGCCAGCGAGGCCAATCTGGGCTGCATGCTGGGCAGCCTGCTGGTGCGCGACCCGCAAAACACCCTGGAAGTATTCGGCGGAGACGACCTCAACCTGCGTGACGGCTACCGCGCCCTGGCCAGCGCCCTGGAGCGCGATCCGGGCAGTCTGCAACGCGAGCCGCTGCGCTACGCATTGTCGATGCTTGGTCTTGAACGTCAACTGGCCAAGCGTGGCGACATGCTTGATGTGATCGGCAATCGACTGCCACAGATCCAGTCCCAGGCCGACCATTTCGGCCTGGTGCATGAAAACGTCATTGCCTCCAGCGGCGCCCTGTATCAGGACACCTTGAGCACCTTGCGCCAGCGCATTCAGGTACACGGCGACATGCGCCACCTGCAGCAACCAAGCAACGCCTCGAAGATCCGCGCCCTGCTGCTCGCCGGCATTCGCGCAGCGCGCCTGTGGCGGCAGTTGGGCGGGCATCGCTGGCAGTTGGTGATCAGCCGGCGCAAATTGCTCAAAGAGCTGTATCCGATGTTGCGTGGCTGA
- the purB gene encoding adenylosuccinate lyase, with amino-acid sequence MQLSSLTAVSPVDGRYAGKTQALRPIFSEYGLIRFRALVEVRWLQRLAAHPQIAEVPAFSAEANALLNGLADEFALEHAERVKEIERTTNHDVKAIEYLLKEQAAKLPELAKVSEFIHFACTSEDINNLSHALMLREGRDTVLLPLMRQIAQAIRELAHRFADVPMLSRTHGQPASPTTLGKELANVVYRLERQIAQVAAVPLLGKINGAVGNYNAHLSAYPQIDWEANARAFIEDELGLVFNPYTTQIEPHDYIAELFDAIARFNTILIDFDRDIWGYISLGYFKQRTIAGEIGSSTMPHKVNPIDFENSEGNLGIANALFQHLASKLPISRWQRDLTDSTVLRNLGVGFAHSVIAYEASLKGISKLEINEARIAEDLDACWEVLAEPIQTVMRRYDIENPYEKLKELTRGKGISPEVLLTFIDGLDMPTEAREELKKLTPASYIGNAAAQAKRI; translated from the coding sequence ATGCAGCTTTCCTCGCTCACTGCGGTTTCCCCTGTTGACGGCCGTTATGCCGGCAAAACCCAGGCCCTGCGCCCTATTTTCAGCGAATACGGCCTGATCCGTTTCCGCGCCCTGGTCGAGGTGCGCTGGTTGCAGCGCCTCGCCGCTCATCCGCAAATCGCTGAAGTTCCAGCGTTTTCCGCCGAAGCCAATGCGCTGCTCAATGGCCTGGCCGATGAGTTCGCCCTCGAACACGCCGAGCGCGTGAAAGAAATCGAGCGCACCACCAACCACGACGTCAAGGCGATCGAGTATCTGCTCAAAGAGCAGGCTGCCAAGCTGCCAGAACTGGCCAAGGTGAGTGAATTCATCCACTTCGCCTGCACCAGTGAAGACATCAACAACCTGTCCCACGCCCTGATGCTGCGCGAAGGCCGCGATACCGTGCTGCTGCCACTGATGCGCCAGATCGCCCAGGCCATCCGTGAGCTGGCCCACCGCTTCGCCGACGTGCCGATGCTGTCGCGCACCCACGGCCAACCGGCTTCGCCGACCACCCTGGGTAAAGAGCTGGCCAACGTCGTCTATCGCCTTGAGCGCCAGATCGCTCAGGTTGCCGCTGTCCCGCTGCTGGGCAAGATCAACGGCGCCGTAGGCAACTACAACGCCCACCTGTCGGCCTACCCGCAGATCGACTGGGAAGCCAACGCCCGCGCCTTCATCGAAGACGAGCTGGGTCTGGTGTTCAACCCGTACACCACGCAGATCGAGCCGCACGACTACATCGCCGAGCTGTTCGACGCGATCGCCCGCTTCAACACCATCCTGATCGACTTCGACCGCGATATCTGGGGCTACATCTCCCTGGGTTACTTCAAGCAGCGCACCATCGCTGGTGAAATCGGTTCCTCGACCATGCCGCACAAGGTCAACCCGATCGACTTCGAAAACTCCGAAGGCAACTTGGGTATCGCCAACGCACTGTTCCAGCACCTGGCCAGCAAGCTGCCGATCTCGCGCTGGCAGCGCGACCTGACCGACTCCACCGTGCTGCGCAACCTGGGCGTCGGTTTCGCCCACAGCGTGATTGCCTACGAGGCCAGCCTCAAAGGCATCAGCAAGCTGGAAATCAACGAAGCCCGTATCGCCGAAGACCTGGACGCCTGCTGGGAAGTCCTCGCCGAGCCGATCCAGACCGTCATGCGCCGCTACGACATCGAGAACCCCTACGAGAAGCTCAAAGAGCTGACCCGTGGCAAAGGCATCAGCCCGGAAGTACTGCTGACCTTCATCGATGGCTTGGACATGCCGACTGAAGCGCGCGAAGAACTGAAAAAGCTGACCCCAGCCTCTTACATCGGTAACGCTGCGGCTCAAGCCAAACGCATCTGA
- a CDS encoding ribosomal protein uL16 3-hydroxylase, producing the protein MNPDTPLQLLGGLTAREFMRDYWQKKPLLVRQAFTDFESPIDADELAGLALEEEVESRLVIEHGERPWELRRGPFEEDTFSTLPERDWTLLVQAVDQFVPEVHELLEHFRFLPSWRIDDVMISFAAPGGSVGPHFDNYDVFLLQGQGKRNWKIGQMCDSDSPLLEHADLRILAEFEQSGEWTLEPGDMLYLPPRLAHYGIAEDDCLTYSVGFRAPSAAEVLTHFTDFLSQFLPDEERYTDADAQPVSDPHQIQHDALGRLKNLLTEHMGDERLLLTWFGQFMTEPRYPELVSGEPLDEAELIESLAQGAILIRNPSARLAWSEVDDNLLLFASGQSRLLPGELRELLKLICAADALHIENLEQWLEIDQGITLICELVKQGSLGFANE; encoded by the coding sequence ATGAATCCTGATACTCCACTGCAGCTGCTGGGCGGCCTCACTGCCCGCGAATTCATGCGCGACTACTGGCAGAAGAAACCTCTGCTGGTGCGCCAGGCCTTCACTGATTTCGAAAGCCCGATCGACGCCGACGAACTGGCCGGCCTGGCCCTGGAAGAAGAAGTCGAATCGCGCCTGGTCATCGAACACGGCGAGCGCCCGTGGGAATTGCGTCGCGGCCCGTTCGAGGAAGACACCTTCAGCACCCTGCCTGAGCGCGACTGGACCCTGCTGGTACAGGCGGTGGACCAGTTTGTACCCGAAGTCCATGAACTGCTGGAGCACTTCCGCTTCCTGCCGAGCTGGCGCATCGACGACGTGATGATCAGCTTCGCTGCTCCGGGTGGCAGTGTCGGCCCGCACTTCGACAACTACGATGTCTTCCTGCTGCAAGGCCAGGGCAAGCGCAACTGGAAAATCGGCCAGATGTGCGACAGCGACAGCCCGCTGCTCGAACACGCCGACCTGCGCATCCTGGCTGAATTCGAGCAAAGCGGAGAGTGGACCCTGGAGCCTGGCGACATGCTCTACCTGCCGCCGCGTCTGGCCCACTACGGCATTGCCGAAGACGACTGCCTGACCTACTCGGTGGGCTTTCGCGCCCCTAGCGCCGCTGAAGTGCTGACCCACTTCACCGACTTCCTCAGCCAGTTCCTGCCTGACGAAGAGCGCTACACCGACGCCGACGCCCAGCCGGTCAGCGACCCACACCAGATCCAGCACGACGCTCTTGGCCGCCTGAAGAACCTGCTGACCGAGCACATGGGCGACGAACGCCTGCTGCTGACCTGGTTCGGCCAGTTCATGACCGAGCCACGCTACCCGGAACTGGTCAGCGGTGAGCCGCTGGACGAAGCGGAACTGATCGAAAGCCTGGCCCAGGGCGCGATCCTGATCCGCAACCCAAGCGCACGTCTGGCCTGGTCTGAAGTCGATGACAACCTGCTGCTGTTCGCCAGCGGCCAGAGCCGTCTGCTGCCGGGTGAGCTGCGCGAACTGCTGAAGCTGATCTGCGCCGCCGACGCGTTGCATATTGAAAACCTTGAGCAGTGGCTTGAAATCGATCAAGGCATTACCTTGATCTGCGAACTGGTCAAACAAGGAAGCTTGGGGTTTGCCAATGAATAA
- a CDS encoding GNAT family N-acetyltransferase, with protein MNKIRVRLADWHKDNADIRRIREAVFIAEQCVPPELEWDADDNSAVHFLAMEGDYAIGTARLLADGQIGRVSVLKDWRGLKVGDALMQAVIVEAQNRDLKQQMLSAQVQATPFYERLGFKVVSEEFLEAGIPHVDMVRESRELA; from the coding sequence ATGAATAAGATCCGCGTCCGCCTCGCCGACTGGCACAAAGACAACGCCGACATCCGCCGCATCCGCGAAGCCGTGTTCATCGCCGAGCAATGCGTACCGCCAGAACTGGAGTGGGATGCCGACGACAACAGCGCCGTGCATTTCCTCGCGATGGAAGGTGACTACGCCATCGGCACAGCACGCCTGCTGGCTGATGGTCAGATCGGTCGAGTATCGGTGCTCAAGGACTGGCGCGGCCTGAAAGTCGGCGATGCACTGATGCAGGCGGTTATCGTCGAAGCGCAGAATCGCGACCTCAAGCAGCAGATGCTCAGCGCCCAGGTGCAGGCGACGCCGTTTTACGAACGCCTTGGCTTCAAGGTAGTCAGCGAAGAGTTCCTCGAGGCGGGCATTCCGCACGTGGACATGGTTCGCGAGTCGCGCGAACTGGCCTGA
- a CDS encoding secretin N-terminal domain-containing protein — protein sequence MPLRPLLASLLLSFSLNALAATEVLPLNHRTSAELLPTAQSFIGKDGSVSAFENKLIVNAEPERIDDLRTLLQQLDTAPRRLMISVDNNDSNFQDNRGSARVIRYGTANREGGLQQVQATEGSPALIQVGQSIPITSTSTDGFGRVQSDTEYRNVTQGFYVTASVSGDTVNLNISTNNDRMSLERPDVVKVQSTDTKVSGKLGEWITLAGVNQQSQSERSASALSYSTQRGENMTLRVKVDALD from the coding sequence ATGCCGCTACGCCCCCTACTCGCCTCCCTGCTTCTGTCGTTCAGCCTGAATGCGCTGGCCGCCACTGAAGTCCTGCCGCTGAACCACCGCACCAGCGCCGAACTACTCCCCACCGCACAATCGTTCATCGGTAAGGATGGCAGCGTCAGCGCCTTTGAGAACAAGCTGATCGTCAACGCCGAGCCCGAGCGCATCGACGACCTGCGCACCCTGCTACAACAACTGGACACCGCGCCGCGACGCCTGATGATCAGCGTCGACAACAACGACAGCAACTTCCAGGATAACCGCGGCAGCGCCCGCGTCATCCGCTACGGCACCGCCAACCGCGAAGGCGGCCTGCAGCAGGTACAAGCCACCGAAGGCAGCCCGGCACTGATCCAGGTCGGCCAGAGCATTCCGATCACCAGCACCAGTACCGACGGCTTCGGCCGCGTGCAAAGCGACACAGAATACCGCAACGTCACCCAGGGCTTTTACGTCACCGCGAGCGTCAGCGGCGACACCGTCAACCTGAACATCAGTACCAACAATGACCGGATGAGCCTGGAGCGTCCTGATGTAGTGAAGGTTCAAAGCACCGACACAAAAGTCAGCGGCAAGCTCGGTGAATGGATCACCCTGGCCGGGGTCAACCAGCAGAGCCAGTCCGAACGCAGTGCTTCAGCCCTCAGTTACAGCACCCAGCGCGGTGAGAACATGACTTTGCGGGTAAAAGTCGACGCACTGGACTGA
- the aceA gene encoding isocitrate lyase: MALTREQQIAALEKDWAENPRWKGVTRTYTAADVVRLRGSVQPEHTLARMGAEKLWKLVTQGAHPSFRPEKDFVNCMGALTGGQAVQQVKAGIQAIYLSGWQVAADNNSAESMYPDQSLYPVDSVPTVVKRINNSFRRADQIQWKAGKNPGDDGYIDYFAPIVADAEAGFGGVLNAYELMKNMIEAGAAGVHFEDQLASVKKCGHMGGKVLVPTQEAVQKLSAARLAADVAGVPTIILARTDANAADLLTSDCDPYDQPFVIGERTQEGFYKVRAGLDQAIARGLAYAPYADLIWCETAKPDLEEARRFAEAIKKEYPDQILSYNCSPSFNWKKNLDDATIAKFQRELSAMGYKHQFITLAGIHNMWHGMFNLAHDYARNDMTAYVKLQEQEFADASKGYTFVAHQQEVGTGYFDDMTTVIQGGKSSVTALTGSTEEEQFH, from the coding sequence ATGGCACTGACACGCGAACAGCAAATTGCAGCCCTCGAAAAAGACTGGGCCGAAAACCCGCGCTGGAAAGGCGTGACCCGTACCTACACCGCCGCTGATGTCGTACGTCTGCGTGGCTCGGTCCAGCCTGAGCACACCCTGGCCCGCATGGGTGCCGAGAAGCTGTGGAAGCTGGTCACCCAGGGTGCACACCCATCCTTCCGCCCGGAAAAAGATTTCGTCAACTGCATGGGCGCCCTGACCGGCGGCCAGGCTGTTCAACAGGTTAAAGCCGGTATCCAGGCTATCTACCTGTCCGGCTGGCAAGTGGCTGCCGACAACAACTCGGCCGAGTCCATGTACCCAGACCAGTCGCTGTACCCGGTTGACTCGGTGCCAACCGTGGTCAAGCGCATCAACAACTCGTTCCGTCGTGCCGACCAGATCCAGTGGAAAGCCGGCAAGAACCCAGGCGATGACGGCTACATCGACTACTTCGCGCCAATCGTGGCTGACGCCGAAGCCGGTTTCGGTGGCGTACTGAACGCCTACGAGCTGATGAAGAACATGATCGAAGCAGGCGCCGCCGGCGTTCACTTCGAAGACCAGCTGGCCTCGGTGAAAAAATGCGGCCACATGGGCGGCAAGGTACTGGTTCCAACCCAGGAAGCTGTACAGAAGCTCAGCGCTGCCCGTCTGGCGGCCGACGTTGCCGGCGTACCGACCATCATCCTGGCCCGTACCGACGCCAACGCCGCTGACCTGCTGACCAGCGACTGCGACCCGTACGACCAGCCGTTCGTGATCGGCGAGCGCACCCAGGAAGGCTTCTACAAAGTACGTGCCGGCCTGGATCAAGCCATTGCCCGCGGCCTGGCCTACGCTCCATACGCCGACCTGATCTGGTGTGAAACCGCCAAGCCGGACCTGGAAGAAGCCCGTCGCTTCGCCGAAGCGATCAAGAAGGAATACCCGGACCAGATCCTGTCCTACAACTGCTCGCCTTCTTTCAACTGGAAGAAAAACCTGGACGACGCGACCATCGCCAAGTTCCAGCGCGAACTGTCGGCCATGGGCTACAAGCACCAGTTCATTACCCTGGCCGGTATCCACAACATGTGGCACGGCATGTTCAACCTGGCGCACGACTATGCCCGCAACGACATGACCGCTTACGTGAAACTGCAGGAACAAGAGTTCGCTGACGCTTCGAAAGGCTACACCTTCGTCGCTCACCAGCAGGAAGTCGGCACCGGCTACTTCGACGACATGACCACCGTGATCCAGGGTGGCAAGTCCTCGGTAACCGCACTGACCGGCTCGACCGAAGAAGAGCAGTTCCACTGA
- a CDS encoding lysoplasmalogenase produces the protein MPRPFTLLCLALLGAAFYIYALASQNALLGLAVKPIPVLALIVWLRTAAPSRYRHWITIGLGFSLLGDILLAVPGDLFVFGLAAFLCAHLAYLRGYLSETRERATSALVISALVGTTLLAVLISHGLGELLIPVTVYALAISAMLWRALACGGIAALGAIAFVFSDSLIGIDRFVGHFQAAPYLIILAYWLGQWAIAASAYTSRSAKTLIQTAAGQDKFG, from the coding sequence ATGCCCCGCCCATTTACCCTGCTCTGCCTGGCCCTGCTCGGCGCAGCTTTCTATATATATGCACTGGCCAGCCAGAACGCGCTGCTCGGTCTTGCCGTCAAACCGATCCCGGTGCTGGCCCTGATCGTCTGGCTCAGGACCGCAGCGCCTTCGCGCTACCGGCATTGGATCACCATTGGCCTAGGCTTCTCGCTACTGGGCGACATCCTTTTGGCCGTACCTGGCGACCTGTTCGTATTTGGCCTGGCAGCGTTTCTTTGCGCCCATCTGGCCTACCTGCGCGGCTACCTGAGCGAGACACGCGAGCGGGCGACCTCGGCACTGGTAATTTCGGCACTTGTCGGCACCACGCTGCTGGCTGTACTGATCAGTCATGGCCTGGGCGAGCTGCTGATTCCGGTAACGGTGTACGCCCTGGCCATCAGTGCGATGCTCTGGCGCGCGCTGGCCTGTGGTGGCATTGCCGCACTGGGGGCGATCGCCTTCGTATTCTCCGACAGCCTGATCGGCATCGATCGCTTTGTCGGCCATTTCCAGGCGGCCCCTTACCTGATTATCCTCGCCTACTGGCTGGGCCAATGGGCAATTGCCGCCTCGGCCTACACCAGTCGGTCAGCAAAAACCTTGATCCAGACCGCGGCAGGCCAGGATAAATTCGGTTAA